GCATGCGGGTAGCCCCGTCCTGCGCCCAGCCGTGCTCCTCGCATTCGCGGATAGCGCCCGCCTCCTGAAGCACGCTAACTGCCCAGCCTCTCAGTGTCCGTATGGCACTCCGTTTTTGCGCAGTCATCAGCATCGCGTTGGCTCCTATCGGGGCGAATCCTTACGACCCCTGCTCGTTCCGGGCGGTTAGCACGGGGCAGGGATTCGCAATCGGCAGGGCTAGGGCTTGTCCACCTGTTCCGCACCGTTTGTGCAGAACGCTACGCTTCCAGCGCAGGGTCTTCCTTTTCGCCAGTTGCAAGGCGCCATCGGGGAGGGGCCGCTGCAGTCCCATGGCCCCCGAATCCAGACATCGTACTCCTCGGTCGTGGTCAGGATCACCGGCATGGCCTTCGGATGCACGCGCTTCACCTCGGCGTTGGGTTCGCAGGTCAGGAACCCGAAGACGTCGATGGTGACCTCGCGTTCCTTCGCCTTGCGCACGCTCATCCAGTTCGTCCAGATGCCGGCGAAGGCGGCGAGAGGACGAGAATCGTCAAGCGCGAACCACACAGGGATCTTTTTGCCGTCGATCGCGTCGTACTCGGAAAACGATGTAAGGGGCACGAGACAGCGATTGTCAGGCCTGAGCCAGCGCTTCCAGTGGCTGCTGCTGGTGTTGCGGATATTCGTGGTGCCGCTGTCCGGCTCCCTCCGAAGCAATTCCTTGAAGTCCACAGTCTTGCCCGTGGCCTCGAGCTTCTCCGCGCGTCTCTTCGTTGCGTCCATCAAGGCCTTGGACGACGAAGGCATTCCCCACCGCGCCATCACGATCTCGCGCCCGTCTGCAGCATTGCGGACGATAGGGGCAGGGTTGTCGGGAAAGATGCCCGGCATGCTCGGCAGATTGCCCACGCGGCTGTTCAGTGCTCCAAATAGTTGACGGATCGCATCAACGTCGCTGCGCTCGCCAAGCAAGGCGGCACAGAACAAGAGGCGCGCGCGATGCTCGACAAGGCCATCGCGGCGGTCAAAGCGGATCAAGTCGTGGCCCTCATCAAGTTCACTAAAGGCGAGGATGGATTCCTCTATCGCGATCTTTATCCGTTCTGTTTCCGGATCTCGGATGCGAAGACGCTCGCGACGCTGAAAGCAGTCAAGGCTGGCATTGATGTTCGCTCGCTCAAAGATAATAAGGGCGAAGCCTACGGCGAAGCGCTTTACGCCGTCGCGCAAAAACCGGAAGGCCAAGTCACCGAAATCAGGCCGTATATGTTTCCCAAGCCCGGCACCACGGAGCCGCTGTTTCCAAAACACAGCTTCGTCACGAAAGTTGGCGAGCTGGATGCGGTGTCGGTTACTACAAGTAAAATATCCGACGACGATCACACGCAGCACGAAGCGTTGGTACGCAACGCCAGCAAAGCGACAGGATTGAGCCTGGATCGTGGTCGAGACCTTGGATGCCAACTATCTATCCCCCCGATCCGGCTCTCGCCGAGAGCGCACTGCGAAAGCTTGAAAGAGAAGCGTGACATTTCCCGACGAGGCCCGACTGCCCCCCAAAGGCACTACGATCACACCGAGAGAAAGGCCCGGGAAATCAGAATAGACGGAGTCTGAGCCCACACCAACGGTGCATGAGTCCGGTTATGGCCCATCCGCGAAGTGACGACACCGCTCATTGAGGTCCGCTTAGCCGGACGGAGCGGACTGGATTTGTTCGCGCTGAGTTTTTCGCATTCTGACCCGAACCCACGAGATGGTACGCGAAGCGTTGCGGACAGGGTGGTGTTCATGGACGCTGGCATGATTGTAGAAGAGGGCCTGCCTCACCAGTTCTTCTCGGATCCCAAGCACGAGCGCACTCGTTGCGTTTCTGAAGCAAATCATGCATTAGGGCATGCGGCAGCTGCAATCGCATCGCAGCAAACTGCTCGCAGTGAATCTCAAACAGGCGAATTGCAGGAAGCTTGACACATTGCGGCGGTACGACTTGATGGACTTCCGGTCACCAGTTTCGACCGACGTCCGGTGGCCCGGCCACCGACGGACTGATTAGCGACTTCGATATTCAGTTCGTAGGAGCCGTCCTTGGCCAATTGATTGCGCTCGGCTTCTCCGATCTTGCTCAGAACGCGACGTTCGTATCCGCGACATTCGTGAGTATACTGTTCGGCGCGATCGGGGCCGCGGATCGGTGCGGCCGCAGATTGATGTTCCAGTTCAACCTCGCGGTGTTCGGTCTGGCAACGCTGGCCCGCGCTGTAAGCTTGGCTCGCCTTGGAAGTCAATGGAGCCACCAAGCGGCGAGGGCGCAACCAGGGCAGTGCAAGGGCCAGCCATGGTTTGGTTTCTAAATGATCTGCATCCGCTATCTGCTGCTTCCCCGCGGGTGTCGTTCTTCCCATCCCTCGGGTTCCGCATAGCGGTGATGACTGAACAACTAAATCTCGAAGATTGGGCCTGGCAACGTTCGACCGAGGTGTACCGTCTCAATCTGTATAGCCACCTTACGAGACAAGCAGAGCCGAATCGATCGTCGGTCACCGAAGAAGAGTTGGCCGGAGCTATCCGCGACAGTTTCACGCAAGTGAATGAGGCCGCCTACCGGGAAATGGTCAAGTTGGCGACGGAAGCGGCACTCGAAACCTACGATCGGGTCGTATCGTCCACCATCAAACGGTCGCGCGTCCGGCTACGCAGCTGAAGTCGCGTCTTGCGGTTCGGAAAAATCCCGACTCAACTCCATGGCGCACGCTACGGTGCTGCGTGCCGCGCCGATGGCTTTGTCGCGGCAAGGAAAATTCGCTTAGGAACCAAGTAGCCGGCCGTCCGTTGGGCGCTATTGGCCAGCGGAGACGACGCGCCTTCGCGTCGAGACCGGCTTGATTTCTCGGCTCGGCCTCCGTCGCAGGGAGCAAGACATGTCCCAAGACACGGCCGACGTCACGCATCAGATTCCCGACCGCATTCCGATCAGTCTCATCGTCAACGGAAACAGGCGCACGCTCGACCTCGTGCCCTGGACCTCGCTGCTGGACGCGTTGCGTGACCATCTCGCGCTGACCGGCACCAAGAAGGGCTGCGATCACGGCCAGTGCGGAGCCTGCACCGTGCTTGTGGACGGCCGGCGCGTCAATTCCTGCCTGATGCTCGCCGTCATGACCGACGGCGCGGAGATCACGACCGTCGAAGGTCTTGCCAGCGATGGCGCGCTACATCCCCTGCAACAAGCCTTCATCGACCACGACGCCTTCCAGTGCGGCTATTGCACGCCGGGACAGATTTGCTCGGCCGCCGGCCTGCTGGCCGAAGGCCACGCGGGAGATGCCGACGAGATCCGCGAGCTGATGAGCGGAAATCTCTGCCGCTGCGGCGCCTACCCGAACATCGTTGCTGCCATCCAGCAGGCAATGGGCCTGCCATGATCAACTTCCAGTATTGCCGCGCCACGGACGTCGCCGATGCGATCCTCTTGCTCACCGACCATCCAGGCGCCAAGCTCATTGCCGGCGGCACCAACCTGATCGACCTGATGAAGGAGAATGTCGAGCAGCCTTCCCGGCTGATCGACATCTCCCGTCTTC
This is a stretch of genomic DNA from Bradyrhizobium sp. CB2312. It encodes these proteins:
- a CDS encoding (2Fe-2S)-binding protein, giving the protein MSQDTADVTHQIPDRIPISLIVNGNRRTLDLVPWTSLLDALRDHLALTGTKKGCDHGQCGACTVLVDGRRVNSCLMLAVMTDGAEITTVEGLASDGALHPLQQAFIDHDAFQCGYCTPGQICSAAGLLAEGHAGDADEIRELMSGNLCRCGAYPNIVAAIQQAMGLP